A single region of the Streptomyces sp. NBC_01381 genome encodes:
- a CDS encoding TetR/AcrR family transcriptional regulator, producing MAVARTPRHRWIDEGLSALAKGGPDAVQIEAIAKALGVSKGGFYGYFADRRTLFDEMLDRWEREVTEEIEARVEKQGGDAKARLRHLFAIVDTGDGLDTDVTTDLAIRDWARRDPAVAERVRRVDNRHMDYLRSLFRAFCADEDEVEARCRITFSLYIADQFIFAAHGDRSRADVQALTTKWLLDSPHQ from the coding sequence ATGGCGGTGGCTCGCACCCCGCGGCACAGATGGATCGACGAGGGGCTGAGCGCGCTCGCGAAGGGCGGCCCGGACGCCGTCCAGATCGAGGCCATCGCGAAGGCCCTCGGCGTGTCCAAGGGCGGCTTCTACGGATACTTCGCCGATCGGCGCACCCTGTTCGACGAGATGCTCGACCGCTGGGAACGCGAGGTCACCGAGGAGATCGAAGCGCGCGTGGAGAAGCAGGGCGGCGATGCGAAGGCGCGGCTGCGCCACCTGTTCGCGATCGTCGACACCGGGGACGGGCTCGACACGGACGTCACGACCGACCTGGCGATCCGCGACTGGGCCCGGCGCGATCCGGCGGTCGCCGAGCGCGTCCGGCGCGTCGACAACCGCCATATGGACTACCTGCGTTCGCTGTTCCGTGCCTTCTGCGCCGACGAGGACGAGGTCGAGGCGCGCTGCCGGATCACCTTCTCGCTGTACATCGCCGACCAGTTCATCTTCGCCGCCCACGGCGATCGCAGCCGCGCCGATGTCCAGGCGCTGACGACGAAGTGGCTGCTCGACTCTCCGCACCAGTGA
- a CDS encoding serine protease codes for MKRTLTAIATAAALWAAAGPAWSAPDPTPTPTTTVTPTPSASPTPSATPTPSATPTPSKSPSETSKSPSQDPDQDLARELEEFWTPERMAKAKPVEEQQAREAAAAEDAKRDSQGDREEAAPREGMLRSPSHTFKGIKEVGTFYWAQKAGNDYPDRYDYRFCGGTVVPSPGKNLVASAAHCFDSNDQKTNLVFVPQHSAKSPMPHGMYPIKKGHIFKDPGYTGSKKSEENFTDVDVAFLATEPRSDGKEVESVVGAIPMGFNTGFSHTAHAIGYPYLYGGGNYKPKQDPLSCTTPTKKYTSGNTKDKDGRLWRGGTFTEIHCDGYVGGTSGGPFITAGGESAKLIGVTGGWMTGGHSANTSYSSYFDGDVKRIYDAAKAGKQPASINPPPMADPVLPGAGTWKHARSIANGYFALDGPVSDDRMDMFVMWSDGELSIYRGAGKAKNHFDKEFKVQGPNALWRDHAKQVVAGDFTGDNGSDLIVRWSDGEVTLYPSVDEKGFHGEYQLAAANGTWKHAEAMTSGRFGGNKWQDDLVVRWSDGEVTLYQNTGDNKKLGKEIKVVSPGTSLAGTWKHATQITAGDYSGDDTWDLIVRWSDGELTQYQDFTGTGSSWGENKWQAPNGLWKHALVVSGGDFTDNPWADDTIVRWSDGELTLYADGNASGIGSENQLVAPA; via the coding sequence ATGAAACGCACCCTGACGGCGATTGCTACCGCGGCCGCCCTCTGGGCCGCCGCGGGACCGGCCTGGTCCGCCCCGGACCCGACGCCGACGCCCACCACCACGGTCACGCCGACCCCGTCGGCGAGTCCGACTCCGTCCGCGACTCCGACCCCGTCGGCGACCCCGACCCCGTCGAAGTCGCCGTCGGAGACCTCGAAGTCGCCGTCCCAGGACCCTGACCAGGACCTGGCCCGCGAGCTCGAGGAGTTCTGGACGCCCGAGCGCATGGCCAAGGCCAAGCCGGTCGAGGAGCAGCAGGCCCGCGAGGCCGCGGCGGCCGAGGACGCCAAGAGGGACTCCCAGGGGGACAGGGAGGAGGCGGCTCCGCGCGAGGGCATGCTGCGTTCGCCCTCGCACACCTTCAAGGGCATCAAGGAAGTCGGCACCTTCTACTGGGCGCAGAAGGCGGGCAACGACTACCCGGACCGCTACGACTACCGCTTCTGCGGCGGCACCGTCGTCCCGTCCCCGGGCAAGAACCTGGTCGCGTCGGCGGCGCACTGCTTCGACAGCAATGACCAGAAGACGAACCTGGTCTTCGTGCCGCAGCACAGCGCGAAGAGCCCGATGCCGCACGGCATGTACCCCATCAAGAAGGGCCACATCTTCAAGGACCCCGGCTACACCGGGTCCAAGAAGAGCGAGGAGAACTTCACCGACGTCGACGTCGCGTTCCTCGCCACCGAGCCGCGCAGCGACGGCAAGGAGGTCGAGAGCGTCGTCGGGGCCATCCCAATGGGCTTCAACACCGGCTTCAGCCACACCGCGCACGCCATCGGCTACCCGTATCTGTACGGCGGCGGCAACTACAAGCCGAAGCAGGACCCGCTCAGCTGCACCACGCCGACGAAGAAGTACACCAGCGGCAACACCAAGGACAAGGACGGCCGGCTCTGGCGCGGCGGCACCTTCACCGAGATCCACTGCGACGGCTACGTCGGCGGCACCTCCGGTGGCCCCTTCATCACCGCGGGCGGCGAGTCGGCCAAGCTGATCGGCGTCACCGGCGGCTGGATGACCGGCGGCCACAGCGCCAACACCTCGTACTCGTCGTACTTCGACGGCGACGTGAAGCGGATCTACGACGCCGCGAAGGCGGGCAAGCAGCCGGCGAGCATCAACCCGCCGCCCATGGCCGACCCAGTGCTGCCCGGCGCCGGCACGTGGAAGCACGCCAGGTCCATAGCCAACGGCTATTTCGCCCTCGACGGCCCGGTCTCCGACGACCGGATGGACATGTTCGTCATGTGGTCCGACGGCGAGCTGAGCATCTACCGCGGTGCGGGCAAGGCCAAGAACCACTTCGACAAGGAGTTCAAGGTCCAGGGACCCAACGCCCTGTGGCGCGACCACGCCAAGCAGGTCGTCGCGGGCGACTTCACCGGTGACAACGGCTCCGACCTCATCGTCCGCTGGTCGGACGGCGAGGTGACGCTCTACCCGTCGGTCGATGAGAAGGGCTTCCACGGCGAGTACCAGCTGGCCGCCGCGAACGGCACCTGGAAGCACGCCGAGGCGATGACCTCGGGCCGCTTCGGCGGCAACAAGTGGCAGGACGACCTCGTCGTGCGCTGGTCGGACGGCGAAGTCACGCTCTACCAGAACACCGGCGACAACAAGAAGCTCGGCAAGGAGATCAAGGTGGTCTCGCCGGGCACCTCACTGGCCGGTACGTGGAAGCACGCCACCCAGATCACCGCGGGCGACTACTCGGGCGACGACACCTGGGACCTGATCGTGCGCTGGTCCGACGGAGAGCTGACGCAGTATCAGGACTTCACCGGCACCGGCTCTTCCTGGGGCGAGAACAAGTGGCAGGCCCCGAACGGCCTGTGGAAGCACGCCCTGGTCGTCAGCGGCGGCGACTTCACCGACAACCCCTGGGCCGATGACACCATCGTGCGCTGGTCGGACGGAGAACTGACCCTTTACGCCGACGGCAACGCCTCCGGCATCGGTTCGGAGAACCAGCTCGTGGCGCCCGCGTAA
- a CDS encoding M1 family metallopeptidase, whose protein sequence is MNRPAALLCAAAVCLALSACDTKPPGDPDTAVRESHHRLLEQFRSWARDTGESRTARHAQAVYTVELTDADAEGAYDVEVQTDLSARSAEAKVLAELFRTWWDGDDGDGTVRDLVMLDASGNRVDDHLFPALGNGGYDVTHYALTLDYTPEGNHLTGTAVITARATQDLSRFTLDFAGLRVRHAEIDGSDARFSRTKGEKKNNKLTLTPARPIGKGETFKTTVRYGGTPRMLTADDGGDEGWIETDDGVAALGEPTGSMTWFPGNHHPSDKATYDIDVTVPSDYTAVSNGTLRETRQRGKRTTYRWHNSEPMASYVATVVTGVFDISTSTTDDGLPVYTAVDPDEADGPVDVPDLVPEVVDWASDRFGPYPFSSTGAVVDHLPGLGYALETQTKPYFEEAPDARLVVHELAHQWFGNSVTPRAWQDMWLNEGFATYAEWLWDEEHGHRSAQETFDSFYDGTHPESEGIWDFPVADPPNATRVSDSPVYGRGAMTLHQLRKAVGDRTFFAILRTWTREHRHGNADTEQFIALCEKESGQDLSDLFETWLFSADKPRRT, encoded by the coding sequence ATGAACCGCCCCGCCGCGCTCTTGTGCGCGGCAGCTGTCTGCCTCGCCCTGTCGGCGTGCGACACGAAGCCCCCGGGCGACCCGGACACTGCCGTACGGGAGTCCCACCATCGCCTCCTGGAGCAGTTCCGCTCCTGGGCCCGTGACACCGGCGAGTCCCGCACCGCACGCCACGCGCAGGCCGTGTACACGGTCGAGCTCACCGATGCCGATGCCGAGGGCGCGTACGACGTCGAGGTGCAGACCGACCTCTCCGCGAGGTCGGCCGAGGCCAAGGTGCTCGCCGAACTCTTCCGCACCTGGTGGGACGGCGACGATGGCGACGGCACCGTGCGAGACCTCGTCATGCTCGACGCAAGCGGCAATCGCGTCGACGACCACCTGTTCCCGGCGCTCGGCAACGGCGGCTACGACGTCACGCACTACGCCCTGACCCTCGACTACACCCCGGAGGGCAACCACCTGACGGGCACCGCCGTGATCACCGCACGAGCCACCCAGGACCTGTCCCGCTTCACCTTGGACTTCGCGGGCCTGCGCGTGCGCCACGCCGAGATCGACGGCTCCGACGCCCGCTTCAGCAGGACGAAGGGCGAGAAGAAGAACAACAAGCTGACGCTCACTCCCGCCCGGCCCATCGGCAAGGGGGAGACCTTCAAGACCACCGTCCGGTACGGCGGGACGCCCCGGATGCTCACGGCGGACGACGGCGGTGACGAGGGCTGGATCGAGACGGACGACGGCGTGGCGGCTCTCGGCGAGCCCACCGGCTCCATGACCTGGTTCCCCGGCAACCACCACCCGTCCGACAAGGCGACGTACGACATCGACGTCACCGTGCCGTCCGACTACACGGCGGTCAGCAACGGAACGCTGCGCGAGACACGGCAGCGGGGGAAGCGCACCACCTACCGCTGGCACAACTCCGAGCCCATGGCGAGTTACGTCGCGACCGTCGTCACCGGAGTCTTCGACATCTCCACCAGCACGACGGACGACGGCCTGCCCGTCTACACGGCCGTCGACCCCGACGAGGCGGACGGGCCCGTCGACGTCCCCGACCTGGTGCCCGAGGTCGTCGACTGGGCCAGTGACCGCTTCGGCCCCTACCCCTTCTCCTCGACCGGCGCCGTCGTCGACCACCTCCCCGGCCTCGGCTACGCCCTGGAGACGCAGACCAAGCCGTACTTCGAAGAGGCACCGGACGCACGCCTGGTCGTCCACGAACTGGCCCACCAGTGGTTCGGCAACTCCGTCACGCCCCGCGCCTGGCAGGACATGTGGCTGAACGAGGGCTTCGCCACCTACGCCGAGTGGCTGTGGGACGAGGAGCACGGACACCGCAGCGCCCAGGAGACCTTCGACTCCTTCTACGACGGCACGCACCCGGAGAGCGAGGGCATCTGGGACTTCCCGGTCGCGGACCCGCCGAACGCCACCCGGGTCTCCGACTCGCCGGTGTACGGCAGAGGCGCCATGACGCTGCATCAGCTGCGCAAGGCGGTGGGCGACCGAACCTTCTTCGCCATCCTGCGCACCTGGACGCGCGAGCACCGGCACGGGAACGCCGACACCGAGCAGTTCATCGCGCTGTGCGAGAAGGAGTCGGGGCAGGACCTCTCGGACCTGTTCGAGACGTGGCTCTTCTCGGCGGACAAACCCCGGCGAACGTGA